The Phyllopteryx taeniolatus isolate TA_2022b unplaced genomic scaffold, UOR_Ptae_1.2 contig_28, whole genome shotgun sequence genome has a window encoding:
- the LOC133473526 gene encoding oocyte zinc finger protein XlCOF6-like isoform X2 encodes MCARRTAEYEEELWGPKEEKEPQRQLLDAVFNLQPQTVPRRADITEDLRTEWEEPEPPHIKEEVKDKEVHHIKEEEEPISIKKEEKELHHHIRQEKEEDITKFPSTGVPLKSEDEGQSVESRGVESLSSSSSQHMTTEADGDHCGGSQADGLLGPLSDCDVMMSYSTHDDDDGQSEIDMTFQTDNKGWKCSQCGKTFDNKSTFKQHVRTHTGENPFSCSDCDQRFSMKGSLKIHTRTHNGEKPFSCTVCGQRFSVERYLKIHTRTHTGEKPFFCTVCGQRFSVERYLKIHTRTHTGEKPFFCTVCGQRFSMKGDLKRHTRTHTGEKPFVCLVCGQRFTRKGSVKIHTRTHTGEKPFSCTVCGRRFTHKGTLKIHMRIHTGENPFVCLECGQRFYKKEHLKIHTRTHTGEKPFHCSVCGKIFTQKEGLKIHTRTHTGEKPFSCTVCGRRFTHKGTLKIHMRTHTGENPFVCLDCGRRFYKKEHLKIHTRTHTGEKPFHCSVCGKRFAKKEGLKIHTRTHTGEKPFTCSVCDQRFSEKGSLKKHTRTHTGDKPFSCSVCGQRFSRKGPLTSHTRTHTGVKPFSCSVCGQRFTQKGTLKMHTRTHTGEKPFSCTVCGQKFPVKRHLKIHTRTHTGDKPFSCSVCDQRFTHKETLKIHTRTHTGEKPFSCSDCGQRFSQKENLKRHTRTHTGEKNFSCSDCGQRFSQKQHLKRHTRTHTGEKPFSCSDCGQRFSQKQHLKRHTRTHTGEKPFSCSVCGQRFSVKGDLKRHTRTHTGEKPFSCSVCGQRFSVKGDLKRHTRTHTGEKPFSCSVCGQRFSYKYQAKTHKCAGENRSDQDSFNENVNVESKK; translated from the coding sequence acatcactgaagatcttcgtactgagtgggaggagccagagccccctcacattaaagaggaagtgaaggacaaagaggtccaccacatcaaagaggaagaggagcccatttcaattaaaaaagaggaaaaagaactGCACCACCACATCAGacaggaaaaggaggaggacatcaccaagtttccatcgactggtgtccctttgaaaagtgaagatgaaggtcaaagtgtgGAGAGCAGAGGGGTAGAGTCTctaagcagcagctcaagtcaacacatgacaacagaagctgatggagaccactgtggaggatcacaagcagacgggCTCTTAGGTCCACTATCAGATTGTGACGTCATGATGTCGTACTCtactcatgatgatgatgatggacagtCTGAAATTGATATGACATTTCAGACTGACAACAAaggatggaaatgttctcagtgtgggaaaacatttgataataagagCACTTTTAAACAACatgtgagaacacacactggggaaaacccattttcctgctcagattgtgaccaaagattctctatgaagggaagcttaaaaatacacacaagaacacacaatggtgagaaacctttttcctgcacagtttgtggccaaagattttcTGTGGAgagatatttaaaaatacacacaagaactcacactggtgagaaaccttttttctgcacagtttgtggtcaaagattttcCGTGGAgagatatttaaaaatacacacaagaactcacactggtgagaaaccttttttctgcacagtttgtggtcaaagattttctatgaagggagatttaaaaagacacacaagaacccacactggtgagaaaccttttgtctgcttagtttgtggtcaaagattcactcggaAGGGAAGCGTAAAAATACACAccagaacccacactggtgagaaacctttttcctgcacagtttgtggccGAAGATTCACTCATAAGGGAACCTTGAAAATACACATGAGaatccacactggtgagaacCCTTTTGTCTGCTTAGagtgtggccaaagattctatAAGAAGgaacacttaaaaatacacacaagaacccatactggtgagaaaccttttcacTGCTCAGTGTGTGGTAAAATATTCACTCAGAAGGAaggtttaaaaatacacacacgcacccacactggtgagaagcctttttcctgcacagtttgtggccGAAGATTCACTCATAAGGGAACCTTGAAAATACACatgagaacccacactggtgagaaccCTTTTGTCTGCTTAGACTGTGGCCGAAGATTCTATAAGAAGGAACacctaaaaatacacacaagaacccacactggtgagaaaccttttcactgctcagtgtgtggtaaaagattcGCGAAGAAGGAaggtttaaaaatacacacacgaacccacactggtgagaaaccttttacctgctctgtttgtgatcaaagattctctgagaaGGGAAGCTTGAAAAAACACacgagaacccacactggtgataaacccttttcctgctcagtttgtggtcaaagattctctcgaaaGGGACCTTTgacaagtcacacaagaacacacactggtgtgAAGCCTTTttcttgctcagtttgtggtcaaagattcactcagaagggaacaTTGAAAATGCACACCAggacccacactggtgagaaacctttttcatgCACAGTTTGCGGTCAAAAATTTCCTgtgaaaagacatttaaaaatacacacaagaactcacactggtgataaacctttttcctgctcagtttgtgatcAAAGATTCACTCATAAGGAAACCTTGAAAATCCACacgagaacccacactggtgagaaacccttttcctgctcagattgtggccaaagattctctcagaaggaaaacttaaaaagacacacaagaacgcacactggtgagaaaaatttttcctgctcagattgtggccaaagattctctcagaagcaacacttaaaaagacacacaagaacacacactggtgagaaacctttttcttgctccgattgtggtcaaagattctctcagaagcaacacttaaaaagacacacaagaacgcacactggtgagaaacctttttcctgctcagtttgtggtcaaagattttctgtgaagggagatttaaaaagacacacaagaacccacactggtgagaaacctttttcctgctcagtttgtggccaaagattttcTGTAAAGGGagatttaaaaagacacacaagaacccacactggtgagaaacctttttcctgctcagtttgtgggcaaagattCTCTTATAAGTATCAGGCTAAGAcgcacaagtgtgctggtgagaatagAAGTGATCAAGAttcttttaatgaaaatgtaaatgttgaatCTAAAAAGTAA
- the LOC133473526 gene encoding oocyte zinc finger protein XlCOF6-like isoform X1, protein MCARRTAEYEEELWGPKEEKEPQRQLLDAVFNLQPQTVPRRAAIKLSEDTLSWEDSKCNITEDLRTEWEEPEPPHIKEEVKDKEVHHIKEEEEPISIKKEEKELHHHIRQEKEEDITKFPSTGVPLKSEDEGQSVESRGVESLSSSSSQHMTTEADGDHCGGSQADGLLGPLSDCDVMMSYSTHDDDDGQSEIDMTFQTDNKGWKCSQCGKTFDNKSTFKQHVRTHTGENPFSCSDCDQRFSMKGSLKIHTRTHNGEKPFSCTVCGQRFSVERYLKIHTRTHTGEKPFFCTVCGQRFSVERYLKIHTRTHTGEKPFFCTVCGQRFSMKGDLKRHTRTHTGEKPFVCLVCGQRFTRKGSVKIHTRTHTGEKPFSCTVCGRRFTHKGTLKIHMRIHTGENPFVCLECGQRFYKKEHLKIHTRTHTGEKPFHCSVCGKIFTQKEGLKIHTRTHTGEKPFSCTVCGRRFTHKGTLKIHMRTHTGENPFVCLDCGRRFYKKEHLKIHTRTHTGEKPFHCSVCGKRFAKKEGLKIHTRTHTGEKPFTCSVCDQRFSEKGSLKKHTRTHTGDKPFSCSVCGQRFSRKGPLTSHTRTHTGVKPFSCSVCGQRFTQKGTLKMHTRTHTGEKPFSCTVCGQKFPVKRHLKIHTRTHTGDKPFSCSVCDQRFTHKETLKIHTRTHTGEKPFSCSDCGQRFSQKENLKRHTRTHTGEKNFSCSDCGQRFSQKQHLKRHTRTHTGEKPFSCSDCGQRFSQKQHLKRHTRTHTGEKPFSCSVCGQRFSVKGDLKRHTRTHTGEKPFSCSVCGQRFSVKGDLKRHTRTHTGEKPFSCSVCGQRFSYKYQAKTHKCAGENRSDQDSFNENVNVESKK, encoded by the coding sequence acatcactgaagatcttcgtactgagtgggaggagccagagccccctcacattaaagaggaagtgaaggacaaagaggtccaccacatcaaagaggaagaggagcccatttcaattaaaaaagaggaaaaagaactGCACCACCACATCAGacaggaaaaggaggaggacatcaccaagtttccatcgactggtgtccctttgaaaagtgaagatgaaggtcaaagtgtgGAGAGCAGAGGGGTAGAGTCTctaagcagcagctcaagtcaacacatgacaacagaagctgatggagaccactgtggaggatcacaagcagacgggCTCTTAGGTCCACTATCAGATTGTGACGTCATGATGTCGTACTCtactcatgatgatgatgatggacagtCTGAAATTGATATGACATTTCAGACTGACAACAAaggatggaaatgttctcagtgtgggaaaacatttgataataagagCACTTTTAAACAACatgtgagaacacacactggggaaaacccattttcctgctcagattgtgaccaaagattctctatgaagggaagcttaaaaatacacacaagaacacacaatggtgagaaacctttttcctgcacagtttgtggccaaagattttcTGTGGAgagatatttaaaaatacacacaagaactcacactggtgagaaaccttttttctgcacagtttgtggtcaaagattttcCGTGGAgagatatttaaaaatacacacaagaactcacactggtgagaaaccttttttctgcacagtttgtggtcaaagattttctatgaagggagatttaaaaagacacacaagaacccacactggtgagaaaccttttgtctgcttagtttgtggtcaaagattcactcggaAGGGAAGCGTAAAAATACACAccagaacccacactggtgagaaacctttttcctgcacagtttgtggccGAAGATTCACTCATAAGGGAACCTTGAAAATACACATGAGaatccacactggtgagaacCCTTTTGTCTGCTTAGagtgtggccaaagattctatAAGAAGgaacacttaaaaatacacacaagaacccatactggtgagaaaccttttcacTGCTCAGTGTGTGGTAAAATATTCACTCAGAAGGAaggtttaaaaatacacacacgcacccacactggtgagaagcctttttcctgcacagtttgtggccGAAGATTCACTCATAAGGGAACCTTGAAAATACACatgagaacccacactggtgagaaccCTTTTGTCTGCTTAGACTGTGGCCGAAGATTCTATAAGAAGGAACacctaaaaatacacacaagaacccacactggtgagaaaccttttcactgctcagtgtgtggtaaaagattcGCGAAGAAGGAaggtttaaaaatacacacacgaacccacactggtgagaaaccttttacctgctctgtttgtgatcaaagattctctgagaaGGGAAGCTTGAAAAAACACacgagaacccacactggtgataaacccttttcctgctcagtttgtggtcaaagattctctcgaaaGGGACCTTTgacaagtcacacaagaacacacactggtgtgAAGCCTTTttcttgctcagtttgtggtcaaagattcactcagaagggaacaTTGAAAATGCACACCAggacccacactggtgagaaacctttttcatgCACAGTTTGCGGTCAAAAATTTCCTgtgaaaagacatttaaaaatacacacaagaactcacactggtgataaacctttttcctgctcagtttgtgatcAAAGATTCACTCATAAGGAAACCTTGAAAATCCACacgagaacccacactggtgagaaacccttttcctgctcagattgtggccaaagattctctcagaaggaaaacttaaaaagacacacaagaacgcacactggtgagaaaaatttttcctgctcagattgtggccaaagattctctcagaagcaacacttaaaaagacacacaagaacacacactggtgagaaacctttttcttgctccgattgtggtcaaagattctctcagaagcaacacttaaaaagacacacaagaacgcacactggtgagaaacctttttcctgctcagtttgtggtcaaagattttctgtgaagggagatttaaaaagacacacaagaacccacactggtgagaaacctttttcctgctcagtttgtggccaaagattttcTGTAAAGGGagatttaaaaagacacacaagaacccacactggtgagaaacctttttcctgctcagtttgtgggcaaagattCTCTTATAAGTATCAGGCTAAGAcgcacaagtgtgctggtgagaatagAAGTGATCAAGAttcttttaatgaaaatgtaaatgttgaatCTAAAAAGTAA